The genomic window CGGACAAGATTACAAATCCTAACCGATTTCATCAAAGGCATTCACTGTCGATAATCCTTTTTTTGGCAAAAACAGAATTGACAATCCGATAACACGCACTCCCCTAATGGCAAAGAAAAAAGAAGGCAATAGAAATATTCCTTGCCTGTAAGCCAATGCCATTTCGACAAAAGGAAAAAAGAAATCGATCTCATTACCCCGGTTCCAAAAAAACCTCTATATTCCGGTCGTTTTTCAATCACCCTTGCCGATAGGCAAAATCTTCCGAACCAAATGACATTACCGGCATGCTCTTCTGAACATGCCAGGATTCCTTTTGTCTCACGACTACATATCAGAGAGAGTTTTCAATGCTACAAACATGGAAAAAAGAATGGTTTTCAAATATTCGAGGCGATCTTCTCGCAGGTCTTGTTGTCGCCCTTGCACTTATACCCGAAGCGATCGCCTTCTCGATCATAGCAGGTGTAGATCCTAAAGTAGGCCTCTATGCGTCGTTCTGCATTTCCGTAGTTGTAGCATTCACCGGAGGAAGACCGGCAATGATATCCGCTGCAACCGGCGCCATGGCCCTTTTGATGATAACACTGGTCAAAGAACATGGCCTTCAGTATCTTTTTGCCGCGACGATACTGACCGGGGCTCTGCAAGTCATCGCGGGTTATCTCAGACTCGGCAGCCTTATGCGATTTGTCTCGCGCTCTGTTGTAACCGGTTTCGTCAATGCTCTTGCCATTTTGATATTCATGGCACAATTGCCCGAGCTGACCAATGTCGGCTGGCAGGTTTATGCACTCACTGCTGGCGGCCTCGGTATTATTTATCTCTTCCCGCTCATCCCGTCGATTGGGAAATCAGTTCCATCACCATTGGTTTGCATTGTCGTGCTTACCGGAATGTCGATGCTTCTGAACCTCGATATTCGTACCGTAGGAGATATGGGAGCATTGCCCGACACCCTGCCCGTTTTTCTTCTTCCTCAAATTCCGTTGAATATCGATACCCTCTCTATAATTTTCCCTTACTCAGCGGCACTTGCTGTCGTCGGCCTCCTGGAATCCATGATGACAGCAACCATAGTTGATGACCTGACCGATACTTCCAGCGACAAGAATCGTGAATGCAAAGGTCAGGGCATTGCCAATATCACCGCAGGATTGCTGGGGGGAATGGCAGGGTGCGGAATGATCGGGCAATCGGTTATCAATGTCAAATCAGGAGGCAGAGGACGCCTGTCATCGTTCGTAGCGGGCTTGTTCCTGCTCATCATGGTAGTCTTTCTCAGTGATTGGATAAAACAAATACCGATGGCGGCCCTCGTTGCCGTCATGATCATGGTATCAGTAGGCACATTTTCCTGGGACTCACTCGTAAAGCTGAAAAAACATCCGCTTTCCACCAATATCGTAATGGCGGCAACCGTCATCGTCGTCGTCACAACCCACAATCTGGCTATCGGAGTCTTTGTCGGAGTATTACTCGCTTCCCTGTTTTTTGCCAACAAGGTAGGGCATTTCATGGTCGTTAAAAGCCTCGTAAACGAAGCGACCGCATCGAGAACATACAAGGTAACCGGTCAGGTCTTTTTCGCCTCAGCCGATAAATTTGTCGAAGCTTTCGACTTTAAAGAAGCTCTGGAGAAAGTTATTATTGATCTATCACATGCACATTTCTGGGATATCAGCGCGGTTTCGGCCTTCGACAAGGTTGTCATTAAATTCCGGCGCGAAGGAACCCATGTAGAAATTATCGGGATGAACGAAGCCAGTGCCACCATCGTCGACCGTTTTGGAGTGCACGACAAACCTGAAGAGGTCGAAAAAATTCTTACAAGCCATTAAATAGAAATGTTCCATGACAAAAATTTTAGCCTGTATCGACGGTTCAGCGGCGGCACCCGCAGTATGTGATGCTGCAACTTGGACCAGCTTGCGTCTCGATGCTCCCTTGACGCTCCTTCATGTACTTGACCGTTCAGAATACCCGGTAAAAGGCGACCTATCAGGAAATATCGGACTCGGTAGCCGTGAACATCTTCTCGATGAACTTGTCTCCCTGGACGAAAAAAGAGGACGGCTTGCCCTCGAACATGGAAAACACCTGCTCGAGTCAGCGAAAATCCGCGCAGAAGAAAACGGTGCAGAAAGAATCAACAGACTTCAACGTCATGGCAATCTGATTGAAACCTTGCAGGAGATGGAGCCGGACACACGCTTACTGGTCATGGGCAGACAAGGGGAAGCTCATGAAAACAGTGCACATTCAATCGGGAGCCATCTTGAGAGTGTGGTACGAACACTTCACCGCCCTATTCTTGTGGTGCTGCCTGATTTCACTCAGCCCCGAAGATTCATGATTGCTTTTGACGGCAGTTCTACCGCAAAAAAAGCCTTGGAAATGGTCGGAAGCAGCCCCTTGCTGCAAGGACTGGATTGCCATATAGTCATGGTATGTAACTCCACCGCGGACACAGAATCAGAACTTGATGCAGCTTGCAACTATCTTGCCGAAAAAGACTTCAATGTTATAAGAACAATGCTTTCAGGAGAAATAGTTCAGACCTTGCGCGACTACCAGAAAGAACACGGAATCGATCTGATGGTGATGGGAGCTTACGGACATTCCCGAATCCGTCAATTTCTTGTCGGCAGCAACACAACAAAAATGGTGAGCTCCAGCGACATACCTCTCCTGCTGCTCCGATAGACCCTCGCAGTCTCATCGAATCAAGCATAAATCTGATTGCAACTCCAATAAAATTCCGAGGAGCATATCGAAGGTTGCCAAGACATCACGCAAGAATGCCTTCGGTGTTCTTCGGACTCCGAATAAAAACACCTGCTTTTAAAGCTAATAAACAATATCCCCTATTTTCCCTTTTTCAAAATTACGGTTTTGCCAAAGAGTACTTTTGGCCCTTCACAAGCTGTTAACCCTGCTTCCTGAGCTTTTTCCACCTCTTGTCGGAATGCTTTTGCAGAAACATGAAATGGCGGTTCTACCACCAACATCAACCCGTTTTTTTTGAGGGTGGATTGAATTTCCTTGAAAAACATATCCTGATGAGGAACTTCGTGAACCACATAGAAAGCTAAAATAAAATCCACCTGCTGAGCTATTCCGATGGTATCCTTTTCGCATTTATGCAATATGATTCGTTCTTCATACTCCGTTCCCTGAATCTTCTCCCGCAGCTTCTCGAGCATTCCCTCCTGCAAATCAACAGCGATAATCCGGCCTGACTCCCCAACCATATGAGCCATGTCAACAGTGAAAAAACCCGAACCACACCCAAAATCCAACACTGTCATCCCCTCCTTAACATAGGGATGCAGAATCTTTTGAGAGTCCTGAAGCCACTTTCGAAATCCAGTATCAAGGCTTCCCGATCTTTCAACCGGACATACACGATTGTTTCCCATATCAATTAACGAACATCTTGATTCATGATATGTTATGTATCTGAAGCTTTCCAACAATTTTATCAAATCGACTATCCATACAAACACCTATATCTGTTGTAATGAATTTGCCATCCAGAAAAAGACTGAATATCGTAGCCGGTGTCGGAGCGGATTGAGCCTGTTCCATTGTTCCCAGCTTGATCACTTTAAGAGGCAGATTCCGCTTATTTGCCGTTTCAACCAATGGCTCTTTGACATAGCATTCAGAATAGGGACATCTGTTGGAATAATAAACAACGATGCCTTTCTTTATAGAGCAAGTGCCACTTTTAACAGAATCTTTAAAACATGGCCGGTTTTTCGTTTTTTTGAAATCCATCGAGATCAAACTAAAGCCGGAAGAGATGCTTTCGCAAATTTCGAAACCTTGGCTCAACAACCACTTGGTATCGCTCATGAAATGGAATTTCTTGGTTCCGACCACCGTTACAAGACCATTTTTCCCCTGACTTTTCGCTTCCCTGACAACCTCTTTCAGCAGAGCTTTACCGTGCCCCTTGCCCTTGTATCTCCCTGAAACCCAGAAACACCCAATCACCATGTAATGAGGTGCCGTCACCGGCACCCATGCTTTTTCTGCCGGACCGTATTCGATAAAAACTTTTGCACGC from Prosthecochloris marina includes these protein-coding regions:
- a CDS encoding SulP family inorganic anion transporter — protein: MLQTWKKEWFSNIRGDLLAGLVVALALIPEAIAFSIIAGVDPKVGLYASFCISVVVAFTGGRPAMISAATGAMALLMITLVKEHGLQYLFAATILTGALQVIAGYLRLGSLMRFVSRSVVTGFVNALAILIFMAQLPELTNVGWQVYALTAGGLGIIYLFPLIPSIGKSVPSPLVCIVVLTGMSMLLNLDIRTVGDMGALPDTLPVFLLPQIPLNIDTLSIIFPYSAALAVVGLLESMMTATIVDDLTDTSSDKNRECKGQGIANITAGLLGGMAGCGMIGQSVINVKSGGRGRLSSFVAGLFLLIMVVFLSDWIKQIPMAALVAVMIMVSVGTFSWDSLVKLKKHPLSTNIVMAATVIVVVTTHNLAIGVFVGVLLASLFFANKVGHFMVVKSLVNEATASRTYKVTGQVFFASADKFVEAFDFKEALEKVIIDLSHAHFWDISAVSAFDKVVIKFRREGTHVEIIGMNEASATIVDRFGVHDKPEEVEKILTSH
- a CDS encoding universal stress protein, yielding MTKILACIDGSAAAPAVCDAATWTSLRLDAPLTLLHVLDRSEYPVKGDLSGNIGLGSREHLLDELVSLDEKRGRLALEHGKHLLESAKIRAEENGAERINRLQRHGNLIETLQEMEPDTRLLVMGRQGEAHENSAHSIGSHLESVVRTLHRPILVVLPDFTQPRRFMIAFDGSSTAKKALEMVGSSPLLQGLDCHIVMVCNSTADTESELDAACNYLAEKDFNVIRTMLSGEIVQTLRDYQKEHGIDLMVMGAYGHSRIRQFLVGSNTTKMVSSSDIPLLLLR
- a CDS encoding class I SAM-dependent methyltransferase; protein product: MGNNRVCPVERSGSLDTGFRKWLQDSQKILHPYVKEGMTVLDFGCGSGFFTVDMAHMVGESGRIIAVDLQEGMLEKLREKIQGTEYEERIILHKCEKDTIGIAQQVDFILAFYVVHEVPHQDMFFKEIQSTLKKNGLMLVVEPPFHVSAKAFRQEVEKAQEAGLTACEGPKVLFGKTVILKKGK
- a CDS encoding N-acetyltransferase; translation: MAYVNLTKESIEGEHICCAFSDKKCSEGYRLKKQWLAGEFDNGYIFRRLAERAKVFIEYGPAEKAWVPVTAPHYMVIGCFWVSGRYKGKGHGKALLKEVVREAKSQGKNGLVTVVGTKKFHFMSDTKWLLSQGFEICESISSGFSLISMDFKKTKNRPCFKDSVKSGTCSIKKGIVVYYSNRCPYSECYVKEPLVETANKRNLPLKVIKLGTMEQAQSAPTPATIFSLFLDGKFITTDIGVCMDSRFDKIVGKLQIHNIS